CGGACCCAAGCGCCATCCGGTTTCAACCAGCGGTTCAGTGTCACCTCGCTGATCGATTCACCCAGGGCAGGAACGACTAGCTCGATCTGAGGCATGAAAGTTGGCTCCTCTGGTGCAATAGCTGGCTTGTGATGGTGTGGTTGGTCAGGAAGTCGATCCTTCGTTAGCGATTATTATGGGTTGGGGTGATGGTGCCTGCGATATCTCGGAAACCAGGGCGAGAGGAGACTCCGCGCCTGGGGGGCCGTTGGCCGATTGAGGAGTAGGAGTGATCCACCCGACCGAGCCAGGGCCGATTGGACTGGGGGGAGTGGTTGCGAAGGCTCCTTCCACCAGAAGCTGTTGCTCTCGCTGATGGACGTGGAACGAACCCGTGGCTGGGCTGGCTCCGGCATCCCGCCCGACGTATTCCACGGGGAAACCCATCGCTCGCAAGCGTGGTTCCACGAACGACCACGCGCCCATGTTCTGGGGTTCCTCTTGGACCCAGAGCCACTCCCGGCAGCGTCGATAACGGCCCAGAACGGTCCCCAATTGTTCTCCGGGCCAGGGATACAATTGCTCCAGCCGTACCAAGGCCACACTGACGGTTTGCAGGTGTTCCCGGTGGCGGAGGAGTTCGTAGTAAATCTTCCCGGAACACAGGAGCACACGCGTTACCACCTCCGGATTGGCTGACGCATCATCGAGCACTTCGTGAAAATGTCCGGCTTCCAGCTCCGTGACGGGGGATTGCGCTTGGGGCAGGCGGAGCAGACTCTTGGGTGTCATCACCACGAGCGGCTTGCGAAATGGCCGCTTCACCTGCCGGCGCAGAAGGTGGAAGTACTGGGCAGGAGTGGTGGGATAACACACCTGGATGTTGTCTTCCGCACACATTTGCAGGAAGCGTTCCAGTCGGGCGGAGGAGTGCTCCGGCCCTTGCCCTTCATACCCGTGAGGCAGCAGCAGAACCAAGCCGCTGGAACGGTTCCACTTCGATTCCCCGGAGACGAGGAATTGATCGATGATGACTTGGGCACCATTAGCGAAGTCGCCGAATTGGGCTTCCCATAACACCAGAGTGTACGGATCATCGAGGGAGTAACCATATTCGAATCCCAGGATGGCCGCTTCGGACAAGCTGCTATCGTAGACCTCGAACACGGCTTGTTTCGGGGATAAATGGGCCAAAGGGTAGTACTCGGCACCGGTGTGATAATCTACGAGCACAGCGTGACGCTGGGAGAAAGTGCCGCGGCGGCTGTCTTGACCGCTGAGGCGAACAGGAATCCCCTCTAGCAGCAATGTGCCGAAGGCTAGGGCCTCGGCTGTCGCCCAGTCTACGGACTTGCGCTGCCGAACCGCTTCGTGTCGGCTGTGCAGCAATTTGATCAGTTGCGGGTGGACAGTGAACCCTTCCGGAAGATGCACAAAAGCATCAGCCACGGTATCCAGATGTCGACCTGCGGCGCCGGTTTCTACCACCGTGTGCGTGTACTGGCGTTGCAAGCCGCGCCAGCGCCCCCCAAACCCTTCCATGCCCCGGCGGCGGGATTGTCCCAACGCCACCTGGCCGCGGACCTCTTTCAACGTGCTTTCCAGCTTCTGCCGGTACTCCGCAACGGCGACATCGGCATGCCGTAAGGCTTCGACCAGCCTGTCCTGAAACTCGGCATCCAAGGCGGCGGACACTTCCGCAGTGAGCGATTCCTGAGAAGGCTCAGCCGACAGTTCGGCTAACTTCTGGGCATAGATCTGGGAGATGGGCCGCTTCTGCTCGATGATGCGGCATTGCAGCGGTTGGGTGAAACTGGGATTATCTCCCTCGTTGTGGCCCCATTTGCGGTAGCAAACCAGGTCGATGACCACATCGCGTTGGAATTGTTGCCGGAACTCCAAAGCCAAATGAGCAACCGCGACGCAGGCTTCTGGGTCCTCCGCATTGACGTGAAAGATCGGCACCTGGACGAATTTGGCGATGTCCGTGCAGTACTGTGTCGAACGGGCATCGCGGGGATTGGTCGTGAAGCCGATTTGGTTGTTCACCACAATGTGGAGAGTGCCGCCTGTGCGATAACCTGCCAGGTTCATCAGATTGAACGTTTCCATGACGATGCCCTGACCCGCAAAGGCGGCATCGCCGTGGATGAGAATCGGTATGCCTCGCTTCCGCTCGCGATCCTGGTGCAGCCGTTGCTTACAACGCACTCGCCCTTGAACCACCGGATCGATAATTTCCAAATGGCTCGGATTGGGGGTCAGCGAGATATGCACCTTCTGACCGGCTGAGGTTTCCACATCGGCAGAGAATCCCAAATGATACTTGACATCGCCGTCTCCGTCGATGGTAGACTGCGGCAGATAATTGTCCTCGAACTCAAAGAAGATTTCCGCCAAGGGTTTGTTGAGGATATTGGCCAGAACGTTCAAGCGACCGCGGTGGGCCATACCGAGCACGTATTCGCGCACGCCTAGTTCCGGACCTTTCTCGATGAGGGCATCAAGGATTGGAATAAGCGTTTCTCCGCCTTCCAGGGAGAAACGTTTCTGTCCCACGTATTTGGTGTGCAGGAACCGTTCAAAGGTCTCGGCCTGAAGCAGAGTGATGAGGATGCGATAGCGTTGCCGCAGACCCAGCCGCCATTGCCCTCGCTGGGTTTCTAGACGCTGAGCGATCCAGTTGCGGATGTCCAGCGAGTCGATGTGCATGAATTCCACGCCCACACTGCCGCAGTAGCTGGCCTGAAGATGTTCCAGCAATTGACGCAAGCGGACCGGCCCGCCCAAGCCCCACACTGATGAAGCATCGACGGTTTGGTCCAAATCCGCCGCCGTTAGGCCAAAATTGGCTAGGTCGAGAAGGGGTGAGGGAGGCGGCGGACCGGCAGACAAGGGATCGATATGAGCTTGCAAGTGACCCGCTTGGCGGTACCAGTGGATCAGCCTTTCAACACCCGTTTGCCGGCGCAGTTCGTCGCTTCCAGAAACGACCCGGCGTTCATCTTCCCCTCGGCTGGCAAACTCCATCCCTGAGAAAAAGGCGGCCCAACTCGAATCGACTGACGATGGATTGTCACGCCAGCGGCGGTACAACTCTTCGAGAAGCGGTCCATTTTCGCTGTACATTGGCAATCTCCAGCCCCTGTCAGCGTAATTATAAGTAGAAACAAAGCTATCCGAGAAAGTCGGACTCATGTTGACCCCTGCTACAAGCCAGCTTTTCCGGGTTGCTTTCCTTCTCATGGCCGAGGGCGAGCTGAGACTACGTCTGCCTGGAGAGAATGACCTGGAGAAACAGGTATCAAATACCAAGCAGAGACGATATGATAGCGAAAACGTGGCGGAGGAAGTGACGGACGATATCACGTAACCTTTGCAAGGGGGATTCCCATGTTGCGCTCAGGACACAAAGTGTTAGGAGGAATCGTGGGGGTGATCGCTGCATTCATGCTGGCGCCGACTCCCCAAGCCGCCGGTCAACCTGGTGTTCCCAAAGCAGGAGCGACCCTAAAAGCTGGCGATCCAGCCCCTGATCTCAAAGCCGATAAGTGGTGGAATGGCGATCCCGTTACCCAATTGAAGAAGGGGAATGTGTATGTGGTCGAATTCTGGGCTACCTGGTGCGGTCCCTGCATCGTGATGATGCCCCATTTGAGCGAATTGCAGGAGAAGTATAAGGACCAGGGAGTGATTTTCATCGGTTACACGGCCCGTGATCCCAATAACACCCTGGCTAAGGTGACTAGCTTTGTCGAGAAGCGGGGACGAAAGTTGAAATACCGCTTGGCCTACAGCGAGGACCGCGGCACTTATGATGCGTGGATGAAGGCGGCGGGTCGCGGTGGTATTCCTTGTTGCTTCGTGGTGGATCGCCAAGGCAAGATCGCTTACATCGGCCATCCCATGTATCTGGATGTCGTTCTGCCTAAAGTGGTGGCGGACAAGTGGAAGCTGGACGACTTAGCAGAAGTCGAAAGGGTCGAGCAGGAGGTTGATAGCATCTTTGCCGCCTCCCGGAACCCCGAAGAGTTTCTCAAAAAGCTAGAAGCGTTCGAGAAAAATCATCCGGAGATGGGAGGGATTCCTTACTTCAATGCCCCCCGGATTCTCAGTTTGCTGCAACTCAAGAGGGTCGAACAGGCTCAGAAGACGGCGGAACAGATCCTCGAACAAGCGCTCCGCCGCGAGGACCCCGCCGCCTTGCAGAGCCTGACCGCCCTACTCACCAACTCGTCCCAAGCGAACCAACATAAAGAACTGGTGGCTCTCGCATTGCGCAGTGCCCAAGGATTGCTGAAACTCAACGGCGATAAGGACCCCATTGCCCTCTACTTTGTGGCGGAAGCCCACTTCGCCTCCGGTGATGTTGCCAAGGCCAAAGAATGGGGGGCTAAGGCCTTGGAAGCGGCCGAGCAGGAACCTCAGCTTAAACGGCAAATCCAGCAACGGATCAGCCGTTACGACAAATGAATTCTTCTGCCTTCCCAAGCTCTCATTGAAATCCACCACCTTCCCCAGGAGGGGGTGGAAGGGATTATTATGGATTGGCGCCGCTGAGACGATCCAGCGGTCTCGTTGTCACTACCCATTGCCTTGGGTCGGAGCAAGGCTGAGGAATGATCCGGTAATTCGCAGCAGGGAGCGTCGGTAATGAGCCTCTTGTGGCAAGTCAGGAAGACGTGCCAGAGGGGGGAGAGGGAATGGCGGACTCGGCTTGACGCAGGAGGTGCGCGAGTTCACCACGGAAGACGAATTGAGGGTCGTCGAGTTCGGGAGGGAGTTGCTCCCGGCCCACGTGCGCGAACATGATGTCAGCCTCGGCAATCAATTCCTGTCCGCTGTGGGCTGTGCCCCGGACCCGTGCGCCGGCTTCGCTGAGGTCGAGCAGTTCGGCTTGGTAGGTCAATTGTTCGCCGGGGTGGGCTTCCCGCTGGAAATGCGCTGTGATTTTGGCCAGAACGACATTCTTCTGGAAGTTGTGGGCGTGGCCGACCAAGATGCCGCCCGTTTGTGCCAGTCCTTCGAGAATCAGCGAGGCCGGCATGACGGGATAGCCGGGGAAGTGATCGGCGAAGTAGTCCTCAGCCCAACTGAGGTTTTTGACAGCGATGGCCCGGCGTCCGGGTTCCAGACGGAGAAAGCGATCGATCCAGGTCCAGCGCATGGCAAGAGTCTCGGCGCCGTCGTGGGAGAAGCAAGGCGGAACACACCGGCCTCGATCTCGAGCGTTACTGGGCGGGGGTGGCCAGGCGAGATTGCAAGTAACGCACAATCAGGTCCACGGTGAAGAGGTCTTCGATCCGGTCGAGGCGCGGATTCTCCCGGAAGGAAGTGAGATCGGCGTAGGGCATGCGGCGCTGCAACTCGGCCAGACCCTCGGCGGTGACCTGTCCGTTGGCCACGAAGCGAGGATCACCCTGGAAGATCGATTCGGGGAAGAGGTCTTCGCGGGGGATGCGCAGGCCGAACTGCTTTTCCAGCCGGAAGACAATGTCGAGGAAGTCGATGGACTCTGCGTTGAGATCGGCTTTGAGACGTGAGGTGGGGGTCACCTCATCTTCCTCAACATTGAGGGCCTCGACCAGAATGGAACGAACTTTGGTAAAGATGTCATCGTAGGTCATAAGTCAGGTTCTCCGCGAATCGATCAGGCATGGGCGGCCCCCAGGCTCAACCCGCCATCCACTGTGATGACCTGTCCGGTGATGTAAGCCGCTCCGGGACCAGCCAAGAAGAGGACCACGGCGGCCACATCTTCGGGCTGTCCCAAGCGACGTACCGGAATCCACTTCTTCAGATTGTCCTCCCCCGCGAGGGAACGCACAGCTTGGCTCATGTCCGTCTCGATGAAACCGGGAGCCACGGCGTTGACCAACACATTACGCCGAGCCAATTCCACGGCCAATGCCCGGGTGAAGCTGTTGAGCGCTCCTTTGCTGGCCGCATAATTGGTCTGGCCGGGATTCACGTGTTCGGCAGCGACGCTGGAGATATTGATAATTCGTCCTGAGCGCTGCTTGAAGGCCATCTGCCGGGCCACGGCTTTGCAGAAGGCGAATGCTCCGCCCAAGTTGGTTTGCAACACCGTGTTCCAATCCTCAGCCTCCATCTGGAGGAAGAGCTTGTCCCGGATGATTCCTGCGTTGTTGACCAGAATATCGACTCGGCCCCATTCTGCCACTACGGCTTCCACAATCCTTTCGGCTGTGGCGGGATCGCTGACATCTCCTTGATACGCTTTGGCTATCCCGCCCTGTTGGGCAATTTCGGTTTCCAAAGTTTGGGCGGCTTCCACATTGCCTCGGTAGACAAAGGCCACCTTAGCTCCTTCACGGGCCAACGCAGAGACGATGGCTCGGCCGATTCCCCGGCTGCCGCCGGTTACAAGAGCGACCTGGTTCTGGAGCTGCCCCATGGTAATTAATCCCAGTTTATCAGTTCGCTGCACTCCGGGCATGTGTAGGGGAAGGTATCGGACCCCACCATTGTCCCGTCAATGCCAGCCAGCGTTTCTGCCAATAATCCCGCAGGAGTGCATCCTGTTCGGCTCCCGTGGGTGTATGTTGTGCTAGACTATAACCGAAGAGGGTCAACTGCGCAAAGACCGTTTGTTCGCCGGCATCGTTTCGGCCCCTGGCTCTGAAAGTGGCCAGCGAGTCCTGAAGTTGCGTCAGTTCCACGCTGACCTGCAACTGCCGTCCGGGGGTCATGAACGCGCCGAACTTAACTTGCTTCGCCTCCCGCAGGACTATCACGGGATAACGGAATTCGGTGCTGATGTGCCAAAGCCACCCCGCGGCTTCCACACAGGCTTGCAGCATCAAAACACCCGGCATGATCGGAAAGCGTGGGAAATGGTCCGCCAGATATTCCTCGCCCAAAGCCAAGAGTTTGATCGCAGTGAGCGATTGGCCAGGGGTCCACGAAACAATCCGATCGATCAAATGAAACCGCATAAGGCTCGATGGCTCCGCCGTCAGGTCTACGAAACGCCGGGCGATTCTTCCCTTCTGCCGGCTTTTTCGAGGAAGTACAGCCGGCTGCTGCCTCCAGAAGAGGCAGAGGGGGGAAAACTCCGCCACCCCCTGATCTTCACTCCCCACTTGCGGGAGGCGGGACTATTTGCTGCAAAAGCGGGATAGGCTCCGGCCAGTGTCCCGCCTGTAAGAATAGGCAGTATAGTCATCCTACCCGCCTCTGGACAGGGGAGGAAATGGCGGATTCTCCCTCGTGGGCGGAGGACGTTCCGAAGAAGACGGAGGGCCGGAGATCAGGCTGGAGCCAGCCCCAGACTGATCTTGCGAGCCTGTTCGGCCATTTTGTGGACATCCTGCGTGATACGCATGGAGCAGAATTTCGGCCCACACATCGAGCAGAATTTGGCACTTTTGAAGACATCCTGGGGGAGAGTTTCGTCGTGCATGCGGCGGGCGGTTTCCGGATCGAGAGACAACTCGAATTGGCGGTTCCAATCGAACTCAAAGCGGGCTTTGCTCAGGGCATCATCGCGCAAGCGTGCCCCTTTGCGGCCGCGGGCAATATCCCCCGCATGAGCAGCGATTTTGTAGGCAATAACCCCTTGGCGGACATCCTCCTTGTTCGGCAGGCCGAGATGCTCTTTGGGAGTCACGTAGCAGAGCATTGCGGCGCCCGCCTCGGCGGCCAAAGCCGCCCCAATGGCACTGGTGATATGATCGTAGCCGGGGGCAATGTCGGTCACGAGCGGACCGAGCACATAAAAGGGGGCATCATGGCACAACTCCCGTTCCTTCTCCACATTCATCTTGACCAGATGCAACGGGATATGGCCAGGGCCTTCAATCATGACTTGGCAGCCGTGTTTCCAAGCTTTCAGGGTTAACTCGCCGAGTGTTTTCAGCTCCGCGAATTGAGCCTCATCGTTGGCATCGGCCAGACACCCCGGCCGCAGTCCGTCCCCCAGAGAGAAGGTGACATCGTAAGTCCGCATGATCTCGCAAAGTTCGTCGAAATGCGTGTACCAGGGATTCTGCTGGTGATGGGCAATCATCCAGGCTGCGATCAGGGAACCACCCCGGCTGACAATACCCGTGATGCGGTTCTCCGTCAGGGGGATGTATTCCAGCAGAACACCGGCGTGGATGGTCATGTAATCGACCCCTTGCTGCGCCTGATGTTCTACCATGTCGAGCAACATTTGCGGGGTCAGGTCACGGACATCCTTCACCTGCTGCACAGCCTGATAGATGGGCACCGTGCCAATCGGGACAGGTGAGGCATCGATGATGGCTTGCCGGATGGCGTCGATATTACCGCCGGTGGACAGGTCCATGACCGTATCCGCGCCGAGATGAACGGCGGTATGGAGCTTTTCCAGTTCATCTTCGATGGTGCCAGTCACGGCGGAATTACCGATGTTGGCGTTGATTTTGCACCGAGCGGCAACGCCGATACACATCGGTTCCAGGCGTTTTTGCAGATGCACCTTATTGGCCGGGATGACCATCCGGCCGCGGGCGACTTCAGCACGGATTAATTCCGGTTCAAGGTCTTCCCGGCGCGCCACATATTCCATCTCCGGTGTGATGACACCTTGGCGTGCAGCTTCGAGTTGCGTCATGGCAGGTTCTCTCTTGGACCAGGGTAGTTAGCCACGCGCTGAGGGCCAAGGGAACATCTCCATGCCGCCGGAATGCTTCCAGATCTCTGGACCAGTGCATGGAAGGTGTAAAGCGGCCCGAAGAAGGGATCGCCTCCCTCAACGGCATGACCCGTTCAGGTTCCAAGGGTATAATCTCAGCCCGTGCCCCGTGCACAGGCACCCCCGGCGAGTTACTATCGTTGTAGATAATCCGCTAGGTCATCGGCCAGCCAGGGTGGCGATCACCATCGCGGCGGCACTTGACCGGCTCCAGTCTGGCGGTTCAGCCTCTTAGTCATTAATTAGATTGGCGTTTGCTTACGGTTTGTGTCTTGCCCAGACTCATTTCTCGCCCGCCGCGCGAGCCAGGTCTTCGTCTCGGCCGGCGACCAGAAGTGTTTCCGAACCTTTCAGGACAGTGTCGGGATCGGGAGTGGAGATGATTTTGTCATGCAGGACGTCATGCATGGCAATCACGGTGATCCCGTAGCGGCGGGGCAATTCCAGTTCCCGGAGTGACTTGCCCACCCATTCATCGCGCACCGCCATTTCCTGCATGCTGAAGCCAGACGCTAAGCGCACGTAGTTGAGGATGGCCGCTCCGGACAGGCGGGAAGCCAGCTCCAAGGCGGTGTCCCGTTCCGGAAACACGGTTTCTGTAGCTCCGACACGCTCCATGACTCGAGCATGGTCCCGTGACACCACTTTGACGTACACATCCTTGACGCCCAAGTCCCGCAGAGCCAGAGTCGCCAGGATGCTGGCCGTGATATCGTCTCCCGTGCTGACAATCCCCACATCAGCATTGCGAGCGCCCACCCGCTCTAGGGCTTCAACGCTGCGGCCATCCGCGACAACAGCGCGGGTCACAAACGGAGCAATGCGGTCCACTGCCTCTTCCCGAGGATCGATTGCAATGACTTCATGCCCTTTCGCATGTAACGCCTCCGCGGCACTGGAACCGAAATTGCCCAAACCAATGACCACAAATCGCTTCATGCGGCTACCCTCACGATGGCGCTTTGCGAGAATGCATCGATGTCCCCGGAGAATCGCCCTCTGGCGCCTTTGTACCATCCAGGCGCAGGCATTCCCAGAGCCGCATGCCTCCCATTCCCCCAGGACATCGCCAGGTCATACCTGAAGGCGTTCCAAGGCAGAGAGCCAGACCAGCCACTCGGCGGTGATCCAAGCAGGGTGTGCTTTCAACCGACGGCAACTTCCTCATACGCGTAGCGGAACTTGCCAGGCAGGCGCGCTTGGACCGCCAAGGCTGCAGCGAGGGCGAGCGGACCAACTCGTCCCAGGTACATTAGTCCGATGACAATGCACCGCCCGGCGGATGACAACTGAGGCGTCAAACCCATGGACAATCCGACCAGATTGAAGGCACTGACGGCCTCGAACATGCGCGGCAAAAAACCGCCGTTGCTGCCACGAGCTTCTGTAATGGACAGTAACAAAATGCCACACGTGACCGCAATAAAACCGATCACAAACAAGCCAATGGCCCGGTCCGTGGTCTGTTTGCGCAAGGAGCGGCCCCAGACGCTGGCTACTTCCCAACCACGAAAGCGGGACCAGGCCAGAACCATCAACAGGGCCAGCGTCGTGGTTTTCATCCCTCCCGCCATGCTGCCAGGAGAACCCCCGACGGACATCAGCAGGATGAGCAGGAAGTTGGCGGCATCGCTCCCTTGGCCATGATCGACTGTGTTGAATCCACACGTCCGGGTGTTGACACAGATAAAAAAGGCGTTGATACACTTGTCGAGCCAGGACATGTCTTTCAGAGTGGTGTCCCATTCCAGCCAGATCAGAACGGGTGTGGGGAGGAGCAGTAACATGGCTGTGGTGGTCAATACGAGGCGGGAGTGCAGAGACAGGGTGAAGCGATGGGTCGCTCGCCGCCGCCAGTATAAGTAGAGTTCCTCCCAGGTCAGGAAGCCTAATCCGCCGGAGATGACCAAAGCGCAGACCACCAGCAAGGTCGGAACATCCTGGCGAAAAGGAACGAGATTGTCACTGAAGGTGGAAAAACCGGCATTGCAGAAGGCACTGATGGCGTGGAAGAGGGCAGGCCAGGCTGCCCCTTCCCACCCGAACCGAGGAACCCAAAGCAGGTATAACAGAATCGCTCCAATCCCCTCAAAGGTCAAAGTGAAGAGGACGATGTGGCGAGTCAATTGCCGGGCATCAATCCGGTGGTAGCCGATTTCCAGAGGGTTGCCGACAGCAGAGGCTTCCTGGCGCAGTGAGGGACGCCCCCCCAACGCGGTGATCACCAGAGTCGTGAAGGTCAAGATGCCAATGCCACCACTCTGAATGAGCAGCAAGAGCCAGGCTTGACCCAGCGGAGTGAATGCGGTTGCAGTATCGACCACCACCAGGCCCGTCGTGCAGACGGCGCTAGTCGCTGTGAAGCAGGCCTCCAGCCAGGAAAGGCGTACACCTTCATGACAAATGCCCGGCAGCCACTTCAAGCCAACGGTGCCCAAAGCGATCAGCAGGATAAACGAGCCGGCGAGCATCTGGGGAGGAGTGCGGCGCTGCCACCACGACGGACGCTGGCCGATTGGTACATCCCAGAGTGGACGCATGGATACTTTCACAAACTCAGACTCAAATCTCCTCGACCAGTCCCTACTTTCTCCAGTACTTTGGGCCATGCTGTTATTGGGCAATACCGTTAAATTGCTGGTGAGGAGTGTTCAGCAGCCCTAGCGTAAAGTTTCTGGGTCCAGCCGCACGTGCTTGATGTGTGTGCGCCGCCAAGTGTAGGTGATTTCCAATAGCCCCGACGAGGCGGCAATCATGGCGGGATAGGAGTACTCCCCGGCTTCCGTTTCGAGATCATAGACCTTTTTCCAGGTTTTGCCGTCATCGCGAGAACGGGCTAGGCTCAGGGGCGTGCGGGTCAGCACCGTCGGGTTGTAAATTAGGATCAAGTCTCCGTTTTTGCACCGCACCACATCGATGCCAGAGTTAGGGTTGGGCAAATCTGTTTCCGCGGCTGGAGAAAATGTCAATCCGCCGTCACGGGATTCGGCCCGGCAGATTTTTCGCGGCTCACGGGAACGCAGCAAAGCAACGATCTGTCCCTCGGCCGTCTCGAACAACGTCGGTTGAATCTGGTGATGCTTCCCGGGCAAGGGGAAGGCATTCGAGCGCCGCCAGGTTTTACCGTCATCCCGCGAACTATCCACATAGGGCGTCCAGTTGCGATAACTTTCGATCGAGGTTCCAGCCAAAATGGTTCCATCGGCCCGCTGGATCGGCTTGGCTCGAACGGGGCCAAATTGT
This genomic interval from Thermogemmata fonticola contains the following:
- a CDS encoding hotdog family protein is translated as MRFHLIDRIVSWTPGQSLTAIKLLALGEEYLADHFPRFPIMPGVLMLQACVEAAGWLWHISTEFRYPVIVLREAKQVKFGAFMTPGRQLQVSVELTQLQDSLATFRARGRNDAGEQTVFAQLTLFGYSLAQHTPTGAEQDALLRDYWQKRWLALTGQWWGPIPSPTHARSAAN
- a CDS encoding sialidase family protein; its protein translation is MIRTVSVESRLIFEKAPFASCHASTIVEVEGGRLLAAWFGGKDEGAKDVQIWGSIFDGQRWSEPRVWGSEPGQPCWNPVLFRTAKGTLYLWYKAGPNPQQWSGYVRTSSDNGKSWSPPEMLPAGQFGPVRAKPIQRADGTILAGTSIESYRNWTPYVDSSRDDGKTWRRSNAFPLPGKHHQIQPTLFETAEGQIVALLRSREPRKICRAESRDGGLTFSPAAETDLPNPNSGIDVVRCKNGDLILIYNPTVLTRTPLSLARSRDDGKTWKKVYDLETEAGEYSYPAMIAASSGLLEITYTWRRTHIKHVRLDPETLR
- a CDS encoding 3-oxoacyl-ACP reductase family protein — encoded protein: MGQLQNQVALVTGGSRGIGRAIVSALAREGAKVAFVYRGNVEAAQTLETEIAQQGGIAKAYQGDVSDPATAERIVEAVVAEWGRVDILVNNAGIIRDKLFLQMEAEDWNTVLQTNLGGAFAFCKAVARQMAFKQRSGRIINISSVAAEHVNPGQTNYAASKGALNSFTRALAVELARRNVLVNAVAPGFIETDMSQAVRSLAGEDNLKKWIPVRRLGQPEDVAAVVLFLAGPGAAYITGQVITVDGGLSLGAAHA
- a CDS encoding acyl carrier protein, which produces MTYDDIFTKVRSILVEALNVEEDEVTPTSRLKADLNAESIDFLDIVFRLEKQFGLRIPREDLFPESIFQGDPRFVANGQVTAEGLAELQRRMPYADLTSFRENPRLDRIEDLFTVDLIVRYLQSRLATPAQ
- a CDS encoding TlpA disulfide reductase family protein, with translation MLRSGHKVLGGIVGVIAAFMLAPTPQAAGQPGVPKAGATLKAGDPAPDLKADKWWNGDPVTQLKKGNVYVVEFWATWCGPCIVMMPHLSELQEKYKDQGVIFIGYTARDPNNTLAKVTSFVEKRGRKLKYRLAYSEDRGTYDAWMKAAGRGGIPCCFVVDRQGKIAYIGHPMYLDVVLPKVVADKWKLDDLAEVERVEQEVDSIFAASRNPEEFLKKLEAFEKNHPEMGGIPYFNAPRILSLLQLKRVEQAQKTAEQILEQALRREDPAALQSLTALLTNSSQANQHKELVALALRSAQGLLKLNGDKDPIALYFVAEAHFASGDVAKAKEWGAKALEAAEQEPQLKRQIQQRISRYDK
- a CDS encoding potassium channel family protein; this translates as MKRFVVIGLGNFGSSAAEALHAKGHEVIAIDPREEAVDRIAPFVTRAVVADGRSVEALERVGARNADVGIVSTGDDITASILATLALRDLGVKDVYVKVVSRDHARVMERVGATETVFPERDTALELASRLSGAAILNYVRLASGFSMQEMAVRDEWVGKSLRELELPRRYGITVIAMHDVLHDKIISTPDPDTVLKGSETLLVAGRDEDLARAAGEK
- a CDS encoding 3-hydroxyacyl-ACP dehydratase FabZ family protein codes for the protein MRWTWIDRFLRLEPGRRAIAVKNLSWAEDYFADHFPGYPVMPASLILEGLAQTGGILVGHAHNFQKNVVLAKITAHFQREAHPGEQLTYQAELLDLSEAGARVRGTAHSGQELIAEADIMFAHVGREQLPPELDDPQFVFRGELAHLLRQAESAIPSPPSGTSS
- a CDS encoding TrkH family potassium uptake protein, translated to MRPLWDVPIGQRPSWWQRRTPPQMLAGSFILLIALGTVGLKWLPGICHEGVRLSWLEACFTATSAVCTTGLVVVDTATAFTPLGQAWLLLLIQSGGIGILTFTTLVITALGGRPSLRQEASAVGNPLEIGYHRIDARQLTRHIVLFTLTFEGIGAILLYLLWVPRFGWEGAAWPALFHAISAFCNAGFSTFSDNLVPFRQDVPTLLVVCALVISGGLGFLTWEELYLYWRRRATHRFTLSLHSRLVLTTTAMLLLLPTPVLIWLEWDTTLKDMSWLDKCINAFFICVNTRTCGFNTVDHGQGSDAANFLLILLMSVGGSPGSMAGGMKTTTLALLMVLAWSRFRGWEVASVWGRSLRKQTTDRAIGLFVIGFIAVTCGILLLSITEARGSNGGFLPRMFEAVSAFNLVGLSMGLTPQLSSAGRCIVIGLMYLGRVGPLALAAALAVQARLPGKFRYAYEEVAVG
- a CDS encoding 2-oxoglutarate dehydrogenase E1 component, which produces MYSENGPLLEELYRRWRDNPSSVDSSWAAFFSGMEFASRGEDERRVVSGSDELRRQTGVERLIHWYRQAGHLQAHIDPLSAGPPPPSPLLDLANFGLTAADLDQTVDASSVWGLGGPVRLRQLLEHLQASYCGSVGVEFMHIDSLDIRNWIAQRLETQRGQWRLGLRQRYRILITLLQAETFERFLHTKYVGQKRFSLEGGETLIPILDALIEKGPELGVREYVLGMAHRGRLNVLANILNKPLAEIFFEFEDNYLPQSTIDGDGDVKYHLGFSADVETSAGQKVHISLTPNPSHLEIIDPVVQGRVRCKQRLHQDRERKRGIPILIHGDAAFAGQGIVMETFNLMNLAGYRTGGTLHIVVNNQIGFTTNPRDARSTQYCTDIAKFVQVPIFHVNAEDPEACVAVAHLALEFRQQFQRDVVIDLVCYRKWGHNEGDNPSFTQPLQCRIIEQKRPISQIYAQKLAELSAEPSQESLTAEVSAALDAEFQDRLVEALRHADVAVAEYRQKLESTLKEVRGQVALGQSRRRGMEGFGGRWRGLQRQYTHTVVETGAAGRHLDTVADAFVHLPEGFTVHPQLIKLLHSRHEAVRQRKSVDWATAEALAFGTLLLEGIPVRLSGQDSRRGTFSQRHAVLVDYHTGAEYYPLAHLSPKQAVFEVYDSSLSEAAILGFEYGYSLDDPYTLVLWEAQFGDFANGAQVIIDQFLVSGESKWNRSSGLVLLLPHGYEGQGPEHSSARLERFLQMCAEDNIQVCYPTTPAQYFHLLRRQVKRPFRKPLVVMTPKSLLRLPQAQSPVTELEAGHFHEVLDDASANPEVVTRVLLCSGKIYYELLRHREHLQTVSVALVRLEQLYPWPGEQLGTVLGRYRRCREWLWVQEEPQNMGAWSFVEPRLRAMGFPVEYVGRDAGASPATGSFHVHQREQQLLVEGAFATTPPSPIGPGSVGWITPTPQSANGPPGAESPLALVSEISQAPSPQPIIIANEGSTS